From a single Rhodococcus qingshengii JCM 15477 genomic region:
- a CDS encoding potassium-transporting ATPase subunit C codes for MRFTIGFAKQVWAGLLVLLALTVVLGVVYPAAVWGVSRISSGSAEGSPVTDAAGCVVGSAWVGVDPQVAEGQQDPFFHNRVVGSVSDEDPFATGDPAAALPSNQGPSSEILAGFVIERRAAIAAREGVDPASVPVDAVTGSGSGIDPHISPAYAELQVARVAANNGISEDQVRDLVAEHTDGRQLGFLGAERVNVLELNLALGLTAPTCAAPTTGG; via the coding sequence ATGCGTTTCACTATCGGTTTTGCCAAACAGGTGTGGGCGGGTTTGCTCGTATTGCTCGCGCTCACCGTCGTTCTCGGTGTGGTCTATCCCGCCGCGGTGTGGGGTGTCAGCCGGATCAGCTCCGGATCTGCCGAAGGCTCACCGGTCACCGATGCCGCCGGTTGCGTGGTCGGCAGTGCCTGGGTGGGTGTCGATCCGCAGGTCGCCGAAGGGCAGCAGGACCCGTTCTTCCACAATCGTGTTGTCGGATCCGTTTCGGACGAGGATCCGTTTGCCACCGGTGATCCCGCTGCGGCACTGCCGTCCAACCAGGGGCCGAGCAGCGAGATTCTGGCCGGATTCGTCATCGAGCGCCGGGCAGCCATCGCGGCACGTGAGGGTGTCGACCCGGCATCGGTTCCCGTCGACGCAGTCACCGGTTCGGGCTCGGGTATCGATCCCCACATCAGTCCGGCGTACGCCGAACTGCAGGTCGCGAGGGTGGCGGCCAACAACGGCATCTCGGAAGACCAGGTGCGGGACTTGGTGGCCGAGCACACCGACGGTCGGCAACTCGGATTTCTCGGAGCCGAGCGAGTCAACGTACTGGAATTGAACCTGGCACTCGGATTGACGGCACCTACGTGTGCTGCACCGACGACTGGTGGATGA
- a CDS encoding sensor histidine kinase: MSSSEKVGQSFGRARKRGELRIYLGAAPGVGKTFAMLGEAHRRRDRGCDVVAAVVETHGRARTAAQIGDLEIVPPKLVDYRGTRMPELDVEAVLARRPALVLVDELAHTNTPGSKNHKRWQDVQELLEAGIDVLSTVNVQHLESLNDVVAHITGVVQQETVPDAVVRSAAQVELVDITPEALRRRLSHGNVYSPERVDAALGNYFRRGNLTALRELALLWVADQVDAALAKYRAENKITDTWEARERVVVAVTGGPESETLVRRASRIASKSSAELMVVHVVRGDGLTGVSAPEMGKVRALAVGVGATLHTVVGDDVPSTLLEFAREENATQLVLGTSRRSRLARILDEGIGAAVVQQSGGIDVHMVTHEEATARRRISVLGRSERRVLSWIAAIVVPSLAAAIMGLVDRISGVNGENALFFVVVVLVALLGGVGPAILSALISGLLLNYFFTDPRYSFTIAEPDNFITTVVLLIVAVAVAVLVDAAAKRAREAKRASEEAELLTLFAGSVLRGADLSTLLAKALEIYRQRGVSVIHHDDGVIAAVGTQPPTTDDEADTVCEVNDGEYALLLAGPDLSARDRRVLTVVAHQAVGMIRQEKLTVEASKAAALTEADQLRRALLSAVSHDLRTPLAGVKAAVSSLRSDDIEFSPEDTAELLATIEESADQLTALVGNLLDSSRLAAGVVKPTLRPVYLDEVVHRALLGLGIGGRSDSRARSVVVDVGTVAVQADQGLLERVIANIVDNALRYGGETPVRVGAAQLGDRVVISVADTGPGVPRGEAETMFQPFQRMGDRDNTGGVGLGLSVVRGFVDAMGGTVSATDTPGGGLTMIVELAAAGTNGNGS, encoded by the coding sequence GTGAGTTCTTCGGAGAAGGTCGGTCAATCTTTCGGTAGGGCACGCAAACGTGGTGAATTGCGTATCTACCTCGGCGCTGCGCCTGGCGTCGGAAAGACCTTCGCGATGCTCGGTGAGGCTCATCGGCGTCGAGATCGTGGCTGTGACGTGGTCGCGGCCGTCGTGGAGACACACGGCCGCGCCCGCACCGCGGCGCAGATCGGAGACCTCGAAATAGTGCCGCCCAAGCTGGTGGATTATCGCGGAACACGGATGCCGGAACTGGACGTCGAGGCCGTGTTGGCTCGGCGTCCGGCCCTTGTCCTGGTGGACGAGTTGGCACATACCAACACGCCAGGGAGCAAGAATCACAAGCGCTGGCAGGACGTACAGGAACTGCTCGAAGCCGGGATCGACGTTCTGTCCACGGTCAACGTGCAACACCTCGAAAGCCTCAACGACGTTGTCGCGCACATCACCGGCGTGGTTCAGCAGGAGACGGTTCCGGACGCGGTAGTACGTAGTGCGGCGCAGGTCGAGCTGGTCGACATCACCCCGGAGGCGCTGCGCCGCAGACTTTCTCACGGAAACGTGTATTCACCGGAACGGGTCGATGCGGCCTTGGGCAATTACTTCAGACGCGGAAACCTCACGGCGCTACGCGAACTGGCACTGCTGTGGGTGGCCGATCAGGTGGACGCCGCACTGGCGAAATACCGGGCCGAGAACAAGATCACCGATACCTGGGAGGCGCGCGAGCGTGTCGTCGTTGCCGTGACCGGGGGACCGGAGTCGGAAACCCTGGTACGACGCGCATCTCGAATCGCGTCGAAGTCGAGCGCCGAGCTGATGGTGGTCCACGTCGTACGCGGTGACGGACTCACCGGTGTCTCGGCCCCCGAGATGGGCAAGGTGCGCGCGTTGGCTGTCGGAGTCGGCGCCACGCTTCACACTGTTGTCGGTGACGACGTACCGTCGACGCTCCTCGAGTTCGCGCGTGAGGAGAACGCCACACAGTTGGTGCTGGGAACGTCGCGGCGTTCCCGCCTGGCTCGCATCCTCGACGAGGGGATCGGCGCTGCGGTGGTTCAGCAGTCCGGTGGTATCGACGTTCACATGGTCACGCACGAGGAAGCGACGGCGCGACGACGCATTTCGGTGCTGGGGCGCTCGGAGCGCCGGGTCCTGTCGTGGATTGCGGCGATCGTCGTGCCTTCGCTCGCGGCCGCGATCATGGGTCTCGTCGACCGAATCTCCGGGGTCAACGGCGAGAACGCGCTGTTCTTCGTCGTGGTCGTTCTGGTTGCCCTCCTCGGCGGCGTCGGCCCGGCGATATTGTCGGCACTGATCTCGGGACTGCTGCTCAATTACTTCTTCACCGATCCGCGGTACAGCTTCACCATCGCCGAACCTGACAACTTCATCACTACTGTCGTGCTGTTGATCGTGGCTGTGGCAGTTGCCGTTCTGGTCGACGCCGCAGCAAAGCGCGCCCGCGAGGCGAAGCGCGCATCCGAGGAAGCCGAACTGCTCACACTGTTCGCGGGATCAGTTCTCCGCGGAGCGGATCTGTCGACACTTCTGGCGAAGGCACTCGAAATCTATCGCCAGCGAGGGGTTTCCGTCATTCATCACGACGACGGAGTCATCGCTGCCGTCGGTACGCAGCCGCCGACCACGGACGACGAAGCGGATACGGTCTGTGAGGTCAACGACGGGGAATACGCGCTGTTGTTGGCTGGGCCCGACCTGAGTGCGCGGGACCGACGAGTGCTGACGGTGGTCGCTCACCAAGCAGTTGGGATGATCCGCCAGGAGAAACTGACAGTCGAGGCGAGCAAGGCTGCCGCGCTCACCGAGGCTGATCAACTGCGTCGAGCCTTGCTGTCAGCGGTAAGCCATGACCTGCGAACGCCTCTCGCCGGAGTGAAGGCGGCGGTGTCCAGTCTGCGCAGCGACGACATCGAGTTCTCGCCCGAAGACACCGCTGAATTGTTGGCAACCATCGAGGAGTCGGCGGATCAGTTGACGGCACTGGTCGGGAACTTGCTCGACTCGTCCCGCCTTGCCGCCGGGGTGGTGAAACCCACGCTCCGGCCGGTGTATCTGGACGAGGTGGTTCACCGCGCGTTGCTGGGCCTCGGCATCGGTGGACGCTCGGATTCGCGGGCTCGAAGTGTAGTCGTCGACGTGGGTACCGTTGCAGTGCAAGCAGATCAAGGTCTGCTCGAGCGGGTGATTGCGAACATCGTCGACAACGCTCTGCGCTACGGGGGAGAAACCCCGGTGCGCGTCGGGGCGGCGCAACTCGGTGATCGTGTGGTGATCAGTGTTGCCGATACGGGCCCAGGTGTTCCGCGAGGTGAGGCCGAAACGATGTTCCAGCCGTTCCAACGGATGGGAGATCGCGACAACACCGGCGGAGTGGGCCTCGGACTTTCCGTGGTGCGCGGATTTGTCGATGCGATGGGCGGAACGGTCAGCGCCACAGACACACCCGGTGGGGGATTGACGATGATCGTGGAATTGGCTGCGGCCGGTACGAATGGGAATGGATCATGA